One Chryseobacterium sp. StRB126 genomic region harbors:
- a CDS encoding sensor histidine kinase, translating into MILIIVTIAIIVSFIILAYRAFISRIIKEKNRQHEAEVLHQKKLALENIKAQEEERRRIAVMIHDDIGNRLNILSLWLNNLDTKGDELIKKNIHSQMSSLVDAARSISHSLYPVNLESVGLVLYAEELIANLSHKINISLQVMSGYEKKDIFVEVQLYRIIQEFTTNVIKHSNATDLWIYIKDYQKNMAVVISDNGQGFEYEEVAKGMGIKNIESRIKSMNAVHKWKKSFLNKGSRLIIKIPKHHEFPNQNSTN; encoded by the coding sequence TTGATTCTTATAATTGTTACAATAGCAATTATAGTTTCTTTTATAATACTCGCTTACAGAGCTTTTATAAGCAGGATTATAAAGGAAAAAAATAGGCAGCATGAAGCAGAAGTTCTTCATCAGAAAAAGCTGGCATTGGAAAACATCAAAGCTCAGGAAGAAGAACGGAGAAGAATTGCTGTGATGATTCATGATGATATAGGAAACAGACTTAATATTCTTTCCTTGTGGCTCAATAACCTGGATACAAAAGGTGATGAGCTGATTAAAAAAAATATCCACAGCCAGATGTCTTCACTTGTTGATGCTGCCAGAAGTATTTCTCATTCATTATATCCTGTGAATTTAGAATCGGTGGGACTGGTTTTGTATGCTGAGGAACTTATTGCTAACCTTTCCCATAAGATTAATATTTCCCTGCAGGTGATGTCCGGATATGAAAAGAAAGATATCTTCGTGGAAGTACAGCTGTATCGTATAATTCAGGAATTTACTACCAACGTAATCAAGCATTCTAATGCCACAGATTTGTGGATTTATATAAAAGATTATCAGAAAAATATGGCAGTTGTTATTTCAGATAACGGTCAGGGATTTGAGTATGAAGAAGTAGCAAAAGGTATGGGAATCAAAAACATTGAATCCAGGATCAAATCGATGAATGCTGTTCATAAATGGAAAAAATCTTTTTTAAATAAAGGAAGTCGTTTAATCATTAAAATTCCGAAACATCATGAGTTCCCAAATCAAAATAGCACTAATTGA